A window from Prochlorococcus marinus str. GP2 encodes these proteins:
- a CDS encoding DUF2470 domain-containing protein has protein sequence MKIISKETSKRVCDHMNNDHIDSVHKYLIHYGKISSFENAYMEEINNSYIKINYDGQSAIINFKNEISEEEIHSTLVSMIKEIK, from the coding sequence ATGAAAATAATTAGTAAAGAGACAAGTAAAAGAGTTTGTGATCATATGAACAATGATCACATAGATTCAGTTCACAAATACCTTATTCACTATGGAAAGATATCAAGCTTTGAGAATGCTTATATGGAAGAAATTAATAATAGTTATATAAAAATCAATTACGATGGCCAGTCAGCAATTATCAACTTTAAAAATGAAATATCTGAAGAAGAAATACATTCAACTTTAGTCTCAATGATTAAAGAGATTAAATAA